The Pasteurella multocida genome contains a region encoding:
- a CDS encoding DUF4153 domain-containing protein produces the protein MNIIQSFTHRLSDLIKQYPLAMSFIFISTAFIPWIQDESISRDMIVVLLLPIYFSTVLLLNKRKYANGLAIAYAILITLAFYFAERPIYDNDAYWGLLLIHFVLFVTYPLAKENRLFVYNTVSRLTQLALAIVLAGIICICAVLVLNSIEYLFNINLLSYRIVPKTLLFIMCFFTPVFFLIFEQRLAQNFQGERFHYVIELIVNFIFSPVVILYTLIVYLYLAKILFYFELPKGGVAYIIMPYIALGLCCQGLRLLLIDAKWTGFYRVFAYLSIAPLVLLWVGIHTRITTYGLTEIRVMLVVLASMMTLFILFSMTQRLQQYRLFSLTACLLLFISTILTSPYYLAQQHQLARFERLLSELNILDEQQQISATIFDSQFAKQLSSEQVEKYKQLEEIIGGYIKTNPAAVAKYGQEKLNYLHGFYYNQIIYNTPYQDEDVSITFYAYDTRRQDNYTIDIAPYQTLHLINGYVNSGDPNELETQTQETSTLFQRQFDLIDKHNKYSFDEHYFVEVFKAAGLDIHQKYSQDTLLPLAKQLTQVPTREGGLLIFRDMDFKYEVHGDIKGYVYQGGYIEFYLAP, from the coding sequence ATGAATATCATACAATCGTTCACGCACAGATTAAGCGATTTAATCAAACAATACCCTCTCGCGATGTCGTTTATTTTCATCAGTACGGCATTTATTCCGTGGATACAAGATGAAAGTATTTCCCGAGATATGATTGTCGTTTTATTGCTACCGATCTATTTCTCCACGGTGTTACTGCTAAACAAGCGCAAATACGCGAATGGGCTTGCTATTGCTTATGCCATTCTTATTACGCTTGCCTTTTATTTTGCTGAGCGACCTATCTATGATAATGACGCTTATTGGGGACTATTGCTCATTCATTTTGTGCTGTTTGTTACCTATCCACTGGCAAAAGAGAACCGACTTTTTGTGTATAACACGGTGTCACGTTTGACTCAACTTGCCCTGGCTATTGTGTTAGCAGGCATCATTTGTATATGTGCTGTATTGGTTTTGAACAGTATAGAATACTTGTTTAATATCAATCTATTAAGCTACCGTATCGTGCCGAAAACGCTCCTTTTTATCATGTGCTTTTTTACACCGGTTTTCTTTCTGATTTTTGAACAGCGCTTAGCCCAAAACTTTCAAGGTGAACGGTTTCATTATGTGATCGAATTGATCGTCAACTTTATTTTTTCACCGGTTGTTATCCTTTATACCCTGATCGTGTACCTGTATTTGGCTAAAATTCTGTTTTATTTCGAACTACCGAAAGGTGGTGTGGCGTATATTATCATGCCATACATCGCGTTAGGCTTATGTTGTCAAGGACTACGCTTACTGCTGATTGACGCAAAATGGACAGGATTCTATCGCGTTTTTGCTTATCTCTCTATTGCGCCACTGGTTTTACTTTGGGTAGGCATCCACACGCGTATTACCACTTATGGTTTAACCGAAATCCGCGTTATGCTTGTCGTGCTCGCCAGTATGATGACCTTGTTTATTTTATTTTCCATGACGCAGCGCTTGCAACAATATCGCTTATTTAGCCTTACTGCCTGCTTGCTTCTTTTTATCAGCACAATACTCACCTCTCCCTATTATTTGGCACAGCAACATCAATTAGCACGTTTTGAACGGTTGCTCAGTGAACTGAATATCTTGGATGAACAGCAACAAATTAGCGCAACCATCTTTGACAGTCAGTTCGCTAAACAACTGAGCAGTGAACAAGTCGAAAAATATAAACAATTAGAAGAAATTATTGGGGGGTATATCAAGACCAATCCAGCGGCTGTCGCCAAATATGGTCAAGAAAAACTCAATTATTTACATGGTTTTTACTACAACCAGATTATTTATAATACGCCATATCAAGATGAAGATGTCTCGATCACCTTTTATGCTTACGATACTCGTAGACAGGATAACTATACCATTGATATCGCACCTTATCAGACACTACATTTGATTAACGGCTATGTTAATAGTGGCGATCCAAATGAGCTTGAGACACAGACACAAGAGACATCCACTCTATTTCAACGTCAATTTGATCTGATTGATAAGCATAACAAGTACAGTTTTGATGAACACTATTTTGTCGAGGTTTTTAAAGCAGCAGGCTTAGATATTCACCAAAAATATTCACAAGATACGTTACTGCCATTAGCCAAGCAACTAACCCAAGTACCCACAAGGGAAGGAGGATTGCTCATTTTTCGTGACATGGATTTCAAATATGAAGTCCATGGTGACATAAAAGGCTATGTTTATCAGGGTGGTTATATTGAGTTTTATCTCGCCCCATAA
- a CDS encoding site-specific recombinase, giving the protein MIEKYPLDENNILPFLTTQIEQQNAFTLLNAACQWMRAGGKKEAAQRFHYITQLFYDDKVLAQKTASLLCQWICQLRLYPLFISCGILGREGFGREIQKRLYERLNPSFKDLNDLRDIFFVLFCEEKDADWLQAVAIQDWVRLLDVLQQHCTDRDRENVHNHLRYEGLFAIEMLAIWIAAEELEPELMRLDPSLLDADSPFVALQREVSHWVSARRQHCHYDDAHLQVMFTQCREQIDRLHKRGSSAGSTLGVAHLLTRLDQTLDRLATLMDLFQQDQLPPRRILMFSGELAVASAQTHSAVDLWKQSVKMLARSITQNKSDHGEHYITRDAKEYRNMFFSAAGGGILIALMALFKLYLGDLIEDRVWRGIAEGLNYGIGFTLIFMLHCTVATKQPAMTAARFAETVDNGQGKSVNLQLAQLLIDVFRSQTVAVLGNVTLAISVACLLALGYQHYVGTPLLSDAEIAYQQKSLDPMKGSLWFAAIAGFWLFFSGIISGYFDNRSNYLNLKMRLRNHPILRRLLTRNMRYKFAEYWHDNYGSIMGNLCFGLLLGLTGLVGYLLNLPLDIRHVAFSSANLGYMAISGAFTWQMFLQGLVFVLLIGMVNLIVSFFIALWVALRSLETEIESWCDIAQCVWKLIKQRPLSLFFP; this is encoded by the coding sequence ATGATCGAAAAATACCCTTTAGACGAAAACAATATTCTCCCTTTTTTGACCACACAGATTGAGCAACAAAATGCCTTTACTTTGTTAAATGCCGCTTGTCAGTGGATGCGTGCCGGAGGTAAAAAAGAGGCAGCACAACGTTTTCATTACATCACGCAACTATTTTATGATGACAAGGTATTGGCGCAGAAAACCGCCAGTCTTTTGTGTCAATGGATTTGCCAACTTCGTTTATATCCCCTGTTTATTAGTTGTGGGATTTTAGGCAGAGAAGGCTTTGGACGCGAAATTCAAAAACGTTTATATGAACGATTAAACCCCTCTTTCAAAGATTTAAACGATTTACGTGATATTTTCTTTGTCCTCTTTTGTGAAGAAAAGGATGCCGACTGGTTACAAGCAGTCGCCATTCAAGACTGGGTGAGGTTATTGGACGTATTACAACAGCACTGTACGGACCGTGATCGGGAAAATGTGCATAACCATTTGCGTTATGAGGGCTTGTTCGCCATTGAAATGCTTGCTATTTGGATTGCGGCGGAAGAATTAGAGCCTGAATTGATGCGCTTAGATCCTTCGTTATTGGATGCCGATTCGCCTTTCGTCGCATTACAACGCGAAGTATCACACTGGGTCAGCGCACGTCGTCAACACTGTCATTATGATGATGCACATTTACAAGTGATGTTTACACAATGTCGTGAGCAAATCGATCGCTTACATAAGCGTGGTTCAAGTGCAGGATCCACCCTCGGTGTTGCCCATTTATTAACCCGTTTAGATCAAACGCTCGATCGTTTAGCTACACTGATGGATCTCTTTCAACAGGATCAGCTTCCGCCACGACGTATTTTGATGTTTAGCGGTGAATTAGCCGTGGCATCGGCACAAACGCACAGTGCAGTGGATTTATGGAAACAAAGTGTCAAAATGCTCGCGCGCAGTATTACCCAGAATAAAAGTGATCACGGTGAACATTATATTACACGCGATGCAAAAGAATACCGTAATATGTTTTTTTCAGCGGCGGGTGGGGGCATTTTAATTGCCTTAATGGCGTTATTTAAACTGTATTTAGGTGATCTGATTGAAGATCGTGTCTGGCGAGGTATTGCTGAAGGGCTGAATTACGGTATTGGTTTTACCTTGATTTTTATGTTGCATTGTACTGTGGCGACCAAACAGCCCGCAATGACTGCAGCACGTTTTGCAGAAACGGTGGATAATGGACAAGGCAAATCCGTTAATCTGCAATTAGCTCAACTGCTGATCGATGTGTTTCGCTCGCAAACAGTGGCAGTCTTGGGTAATGTCACTTTAGCGATTTCTGTGGCTTGTTTGCTTGCGCTAGGCTATCAACATTATGTTGGTACACCTTTATTGAGTGACGCGGAGATTGCCTACCAACAAAAATCCCTTGATCCGATGAAAGGGTCCTTATGGTTTGCCGCCATTGCGGGTTTCTGGTTATTCTTTTCTGGGATTATTTCTGGTTATTTTGATAATCGTAGTAATTATTTGAACTTAAAAATGCGACTAAGAAATCACCCTATTTTACGCCGTCTGTTGACCCGTAATATGCGCTACAAATTTGCAGAATACTGGCATGATAATTACGGTTCGATTATGGGAAATCTGTGTTTTGGTTTATTGCTTGGTTTAACGGGGTTAGTCGGGTATTTGCTTAATTTACCGTTAGATATTCGCCATGTGGCGTTTTCTTCTGCGAATTTGGGCTATATGGCGATCAGTGGCGCGTTTACTTGGCAGATGTTCTTACAAGGTTTAGTGTTCGTGTTATTGATTGGTATGGTGAATTTGATTGTCAGTTTCTTTATCGCGTTATGGGTTGCGCTGCGTTCTTTAGAAACAGAAATTGAGAGTTGGTGTGATATCGCGCAATGTGTTTGGAAATTGATTAAACAACGTCCACTATCGTTGTTTTTCCCTTAG
- a CDS encoding NIPSNAP family protein, producing the protein MQNQVIEILQYRLKPQSGQTFHQIMREISVPLHKQHGIDVIAYGNSLHDIDSYYLIRAFETETKLQQQLDAFYASDDWRDGPRESIIRLIESSLKSVIMLPTQAIHALRNHYPQ; encoded by the coding sequence ATGCAAAATCAAGTCATCGAGATTCTACAATACCGTTTAAAACCACAATCAGGACAAACGTTTCACCAAATTATGCGTGAGATCAGTGTTCCACTCCATAAACAACATGGGATTGATGTCATTGCGTATGGAAATTCATTACATGATATTGACAGCTATTATTTAATCCGTGCATTTGAGACAGAAACCAAATTGCAACAGCAGCTCGATGCTTTTTATGCCAGTGATGATTGGCGTGATGGACCAAGAGAAAGTATCATTCGCCTGATTGAAAGCAGTTTAAAATCGGTGATCATGCTCCCGACACAGGCAATCCATGCACTACGCAACCATTATCCTCAATAA
- a CDS encoding aminodeoxychorismate synthase component I, with amino-acid sequence MSFHAFIQQANQFGEQRQPFFFLIDFEQQQPIICPLAQAAELGLFFAIRGQQNVNWQTEMPHKPFELHKFPISKAAYQRGFDLVQKELQKGNSYLLNLTYPTEINMNWRLEQVFQQTTAPYKLYYRDRFVCFSPECFVNIHHNQIYTYPMKGTIDATLPEAEKRLLDSDKERQEHYTIVDLMRNDLATVAEKVEVTRFRYVEKIQTQKGAILQTSSEIRGDLADNWQARIGTMLATLLPAGSISGAPKEKTVQIIHAAEQQPRGYYTGIFGLFDGESLQSAVAIRFIEQVDEKLIFRSGGGITILSELEDEYQELIQKVYVPVG; translated from the coding sequence ATGTCCTTCCATGCTTTTATTCAACAGGCGAATCAGTTTGGTGAACAACGTCAGCCGTTTTTCTTTCTGATTGATTTTGAACAGCAACAGCCGATTATTTGTCCGTTAGCTCAGGCGGCAGAATTAGGGTTATTTTTTGCGATACGAGGGCAGCAGAATGTCAATTGGCAGACTGAAATGCCTCACAAGCCTTTTGAACTGCACAAATTTCCTATCTCAAAAGCAGCTTATCAGCGTGGCTTTGACTTAGTGCAAAAAGAGCTACAAAAAGGCAATTCTTATTTGTTGAATCTCACCTATCCGACCGAAATTAACATGAATTGGCGTCTGGAACAGGTTTTTCAACAAACGACAGCTCCCTATAAATTGTACTATCGGGATCGCTTTGTGTGCTTTTCGCCTGAATGCTTTGTCAATATTCATCACAATCAAATTTATACTTACCCGATGAAAGGCACCATTGATGCTACGTTGCCTGAGGCGGAAAAACGCTTGTTAGATTCTGACAAAGAGCGACAAGAACATTACACCATTGTGGATTTAATGCGCAACGATTTGGCAACGGTCGCCGAGAAGGTGGAAGTGACGCGCTTTCGTTACGTGGAAAAGATTCAGACACAAAAAGGGGCGATCTTGCAGACAAGTTCTGAAATTCGCGGCGATCTTGCAGACAATTGGCAAGCACGCATTGGTACGATGTTAGCCACCTTGTTGCCTGCAGGCTCGATTAGTGGGGCACCGAAAGAAAAAACCGTGCAAATTATTCACGCCGCAGAACAGCAGCCACGCGGTTATTACACGGGGATTTTTGGTCTGTTCGATGGTGAGTCGTTACAAAGTGCGGTGGCAATTCGTTTTATTGAGCAAGTGGACGAGAAATTGATTTTCCGCAGCGGTGGCGGGATTACGATCTTAAGCGAGCTAGAAGACGAGTACCAAGAATTGATCCAAAAAGTGTATGTACCAGTAGGATAA
- a CDS encoding NADPH-dependent FMN reductase encodes MSTILLFNASNSSRSIHQNLLNAIAPLLSTHQLCYASSLDFDLPFYSEDAENEQGYPQAAKDFVALLHKHDAVILACPEHNGAPPAIFKNLYDWGTRAAKAEESTLFNQRKLLILTTSGGERGGLTVQTYLKNITPFHGATVVGAYSIGKYYDNFVDGQPTPAANQILQAAADDLQQALA; translated from the coding sequence ATGTCAACTATTTTACTTTTTAATGCAAGCAATAGCTCTCGCTCTATCCACCAAAATCTCTTAAACGCTATTGCCCCTTTATTATCCACCCACCAACTGTGTTATGCGTCAAGTCTCGATTTTGATTTACCTTTTTATAGTGAAGATGCGGAAAACGAGCAAGGTTATCCACAAGCAGCAAAAGATTTTGTGGCACTCTTACACAAACATGACGCCGTTATTTTAGCCTGTCCAGAGCATAATGGCGCACCACCAGCTATTTTCAAAAATTTATACGACTGGGGAACACGTGCAGCAAAAGCAGAAGAGTCCACTCTATTTAATCAACGTAAGCTACTGATCTTAACCACTTCAGGTGGTGAACGTGGCGGACTCACAGTACAAACCTATTTAAAAAATATCACGCCATTTCATGGTGCAACGGTGGTTGGCGCTTATAGCATAGGAAAATATTACGACAACTTTGTTGATGGTCAACCAACACCAGCAGCTAATCAAATTCTACAAGCTGCGGCAGATGACTTACAACAAGCCTTAGCCTAG
- a CDS encoding YeiH family protein, with protein sequence MKKNTLFLGLVFIGILTFLVNLLAKTPFALNANLSALTIAILLGILFGNTFYPKISQYTAQGVIFAKGTLLRLGIILYGFRLTLQDISNVGINAIATDTIMLISTFLLTLWLGIRYLKMDKQIVYLTAGGCSICGAAAIMSMQPVTKAESHQVSIAVAVIVIFGTLSMFLYPLMYPYLTTWLSEHQFGIYIGSSVHEVAQVYAAGGNISPAVADTAVISKMIRVMMLAPFLLLVSWLLAKQSDNPQNSKITIPWFAFLFIFMAVINSFSLIPAHIVAWIVEIDGLLLIAAMTALGLTTHISAIKQAGIKPLILGALVLCWLVIGGFFVNVGISQLL encoded by the coding sequence ATGAAAAAAAATACACTCTTTCTTGGCTTAGTTTTTATTGGCATCTTAACTTTTCTAGTGAATCTTTTGGCGAAAACGCCTTTCGCTCTCAATGCCAACCTCAGTGCACTGACGATTGCGATTCTGTTAGGTATTTTATTCGGCAACACTTTTTACCCCAAAATTTCTCAATACACCGCGCAAGGCGTGATTTTTGCCAAAGGCACCTTATTACGCTTAGGTATTATTTTGTATGGCTTTCGCCTCACGCTACAAGACATTAGTAACGTTGGCATAAATGCTATTGCGACGGATACCATTATGCTGATTAGCACTTTCTTGCTCACCTTGTGGCTAGGGATTCGTTATTTAAAAATGGATAAACAAATTGTGTATTTAACTGCCGGTGGTTGTAGCATTTGCGGTGCTGCCGCGATTATGTCCATGCAACCGGTCACCAAAGCGGAATCCCATCAGGTGTCGATTGCGGTAGCCGTCATTGTGATTTTTGGCACCCTTTCCATGTTCTTGTACCCGTTAATGTACCCTTATCTCACTACTTGGCTAAGTGAACATCAATTTGGCATTTATATTGGTTCAAGTGTGCATGAAGTGGCGCAAGTGTACGCGGCGGGTGGCAATATTAGTCCTGCGGTGGCAGATACCGCCGTGATTTCCAAAATGATCCGGGTGATGATGCTCGCCCCATTCTTACTATTGGTGTCTTGGTTACTGGCGAAGCAAAGTGACAATCCACAAAATAGCAAAATCACCATTCCCTGGTTTGCCTTTTTATTTATTTTCATGGCGGTGATCAATTCCTTTTCTCTCATCCCCGCCCATATCGTCGCTTGGATTGTGGAAATTGACGGCTTATTACTGATCGCCGCGATGACCGCTCTAGGCTTAACCACACATATCAGCGCCATTAAACAGGCTGGCATCAAACCACTGATTTTGGGCGCACTCGTACTATGCTGGTTGGTCATCGGTGGATTTTTCGTGAATGTGGGCATTAGCCAACTACTCTAG
- a CDS encoding YbhB/YbcL family Raf kinase inhibitor-like protein, translated as MKVTSSAIKNGAFEDKYGKRGKQFSPNGMPTYSIPFDISEVPVGTKSFAVVLEDKDAITASGFVWIHWLIANLKRTSVQENESLTATDYVQGANSWASVLGKFDIAEASFYGGMAPPNCLHRYELIVYALDCKLDLSAGFRFNDLHFAMQGHILDQAVIMGTYDV; from the coding sequence ATGAAAGTGACCAGTTCAGCCATTAAAAATGGTGCATTTGAAGACAAATACGGCAAACGAGGCAAGCAATTTAGCCCAAATGGAATGCCGACCTATTCGATTCCTTTTGACATTAGCGAGGTGCCCGTAGGCACGAAATCTTTTGCGGTGGTATTGGAAGATAAAGATGCGATTACGGCTAGTGGGTTTGTCTGGATTCATTGGTTAATCGCAAATTTAAAACGTACTTCTGTGCAAGAAAACGAAAGTTTAACCGCAACGGATTATGTGCAAGGGGCAAATTCTTGGGCAAGTGTGTTGGGTAAATTTGATATTGCAGAAGCCTCTTTTTATGGGGGTATGGCACCACCTAACTGCTTACATCGTTATGAACTCATCGTATATGCATTAGATTGTAAGTTGGATCTCAGCGCAGGTTTTCGTTTTAACGACCTGCATTTTGCGATGCAAGGGCATATTTTGGATCAAGCCGTCATCATGGGCACTTATGATGTGTAG
- a CDS encoding RidA family protein, translating to MTKVIHTDNAPAAIGPYVQAVDLGNMLLTSGQIPVNPKTGEVPADIVAQARQSLENVKAIVEQAGLQVANIVKTTVFVKDLNDFAAVNAEYERFFKENNHPSFPARSCVEVARLPKDVGIEIEAIAVKA from the coding sequence ATGACGAAAGTAATTCATACTGACAATGCACCAGCCGCCATTGGTCCTTATGTACAAGCGGTAGATTTAGGTAATATGCTGTTAACCTCTGGGCAAATTCCAGTGAATCCAAAAACCGGTGAAGTGCCAGCGGATATCGTAGCACAAGCACGTCAATCGTTAGAAAACGTGAAAGCGATTGTGGAACAAGCGGGATTACAAGTCGCAAATATCGTGAAAACCACGGTGTTTGTGAAAGATTTAAATGACTTTGCAGCGGTCAATGCGGAGTATGAACGTTTCTTTAAAGAGAACAATCACCCTAGCTTCCCTGCTCGTTCATGTGTGGAAGTGGCACGTTTGCCGAAAGATGTGGGGATTGAAATCGAGGCAATCGCTGTAAAAGCCTAA
- a CDS encoding sigma-54-dependent transcriptional regulator, producing MFNPAYNVLLIDDDMDILDSYQDLLRQEGYQVITCADPIDIVAQIPENWIGIILCDVLLPNISGLKILEDIIQRDAQIPVIMITGHGDVPMAVEAVKKGATNFLEKPISAENLLIQVAQALEKRAALMENRQWQLEKLSESFIGQSEWIIAMRHQLQKLADIDVPLFLWGETGTGRYLSATYLHKLSARQNAPFIYHECLPQAQCNLDKCLDDVQQGTLVLKNIHHLAQTEQQHLAKALNMEGCAFRLILISDFALLTLIQEQRICSELYYLFLHTQFELLPLKKRPSDILPIFCHYVHKSCARLNKEYVEPNKKLIQHLLTQTWQGNVKELIHVAELYAIGLLAEQTPMSNPLALKTEHIKPLDEQINEYEKQIIEDALIFYQGRINDVATYLNIPRKKLYLRMKKHHIDKKHYKC from the coding sequence ATGTTTAATCCTGCCTATAACGTACTCTTAATTGATGACGACATGGATATTCTCGATTCTTATCAGGATTTATTACGACAAGAAGGCTATCAAGTGATCACCTGTGCAGACCCGATAGATATTGTGGCGCAAATTCCAGAAAACTGGATTGGGATCATCCTTTGTGATGTCTTGTTGCCCAATATTTCAGGTTTAAAAATCTTAGAAGATATCATTCAACGCGATGCACAGATTCCTGTGATTATGATCACGGGTCACGGTGATGTTCCCATGGCAGTGGAGGCTGTCAAAAAAGGCGCCACAAATTTTCTTGAAAAACCCATCTCAGCAGAAAATTTACTGATTCAAGTCGCACAAGCATTAGAAAAACGCGCTGCCTTAATGGAAAATCGCCAATGGCAATTAGAAAAGCTGAGCGAAAGCTTTATTGGTCAAAGTGAATGGATTATCGCTATGCGCCACCAGCTACAAAAACTCGCCGACATTGATGTCCCCCTCTTTTTATGGGGAGAAACGGGCACTGGACGTTATCTTTCTGCCACTTACTTACATAAACTCAGTGCCCGTCAGAACGCTCCGTTTATTTATCATGAATGTTTACCGCAAGCACAATGCAACCTAGACAAATGCCTAGACGATGTACAGCAGGGCACACTGGTGTTAAAAAATATCCACCATTTAGCACAAACGGAACAGCAACATTTAGCCAAAGCCTTAAATATGGAAGGATGCGCCTTTAGGCTGATCTTAATCAGTGATTTTGCACTGCTCACGCTCATTCAAGAACAACGGATTTGCTCAGAACTGTATTATTTATTTTTACATACGCAATTTGAATTATTGCCACTCAAAAAACGCCCCAGCGATATTCTGCCTATCTTCTGCCATTATGTGCATAAAAGTTGCGCCAGATTAAATAAAGAGTACGTCGAACCTAATAAAAAATTAATACAACATTTACTCACACAAACTTGGCAAGGCAATGTCAAAGAGCTTATCCATGTGGCAGAATTATATGCGATTGGCTTATTGGCAGAACAAACGCCAATGAGCAATCCCCTTGCCCTTAAAACAGAGCATATCAAACCGCTTGATGAACAGATCAATGAATATGAAAAACAAATCATTGAAGATGCGTTAATTTTTTATCAAGGGCGAATTAATGATGTGGCGACTTATCTGAATATTCCACGTAAAAAACTCTATTTGCGTATGAAAAAACACCATATCGATAAAAAGCACTATAAATGTTAG
- a CDS encoding anthranilate synthase component II gives MKRLLIINNQDSFTYNLVDMIRRLAVPFDVVNVQELDVDEVANYSHILISPGPDVPRAYPQLFALLERYHQSKSILGVCLGHQTLCEFFGGELYNLDKVRHGRSQRLQVRSPSVLFRGLPTEFQIGLYHSWAIREHNFPAALTITAHCAEEVVMAFQHNHLPIYGVQFHPESFMTEHGEQLLRNWLEN, from the coding sequence ATGAAACGACTTCTTATCATCAATAATCAAGATTCTTTTACCTACAATTTAGTGGATATGATCCGCCGATTAGCGGTGCCTTTTGACGTGGTCAACGTGCAAGAATTGGATGTGGACGAGGTCGCTAATTACAGTCATATTCTGATTTCCCCTGGTCCTGATGTGCCACGCGCCTATCCGCAATTGTTTGCGCTGTTGGAACGCTACCACCAATCAAAATCCATTTTAGGGGTATGTTTGGGTCACCAAACGCTGTGTGAATTTTTTGGCGGCGAATTATACAATTTAGACAAGGTACGTCATGGGCGTAGTCAACGCCTACAAGTGCGCTCACCTTCTGTCCTATTTCGAGGACTACCCACCGAGTTTCAAATTGGGCTATACCATTCTTGGGCAATTCGTGAGCACAATTTCCCCGCAGCGCTCACTATTACCGCGCATTGTGCCGAAGAAGTAGTGATGGCATTTCAGCATAACCACCTACCCATTTACGGGGTGCAATTTCACCCAGAATCCTTTATGACGGAACATGGCGAACAGCTATTACGCAATTGGCTGGAAAATTAA
- a CDS encoding aminotransferase class IV family protein: MTFPLFETIAIVNGEIQHLALHQQRYAASLATFYGEKGAKVQDLAKIIQIPTALEHTQHAPIIRCRIDYNQQDCDVHYFPYQRKIYRTFQPVICDEINYDLKYADRALLNQLFAQRRDCDEIMIIKHGKVTDCSIGNLVFRQGEQWFTPDSPLFYGTQRAWLLQQGKIQARSILLQEIAQFEEIRLINALNPL; this comes from the coding sequence ATGACATTTCCTTTATTTGAGACGATCGCTATTGTGAACGGTGAAATTCAGCACCTTGCCCTGCATCAACAACGTTATGCGGCAAGTTTGGCGACCTTTTACGGCGAGAAAGGAGCGAAAGTACAGGATCTTGCGAAAATTATTCAGATTCCGACCGCACTTGAACACACTCAACATGCGCCGATAATCCGTTGTCGGATTGATTACAATCAGCAAGACTGTGACGTGCATTATTTTCCCTATCAACGCAAAATTTACCGCACTTTTCAGCCTGTCATTTGCGATGAAATTAACTATGATCTGAAATATGCTGATCGGGCATTATTAAATCAGTTATTTGCTCAGCGTAGGGATTGTGATGAGATTATGATTATCAAACACGGCAAGGTGACGGATTGCAGTATTGGTAATCTGGTGTTTCGCCAAGGTGAGCAATGGTTCACGCCAGATAGCCCGTTATTTTACGGCACACAACGAGCCTGGTTATTACAACAAGGCAAAATTCAAGCCCGTTCCATCTTATTGCAAGAGATCGCACAATTTGAAGAAATTCGGTTAATTAATGCACTAAATCCGCTGTAA